The Pontibacter pudoricolor genome contains a region encoding:
- a CDS encoding SusD/RagB family nutrient-binding outer membrane lipoprotein, with protein sequence MEAVITQKWVALAGTYQGLEAYFEQLRTGYPDFLDYPVEGVTGGVFAKRLPLPNIVSQRNPNAPQTPVAITTPIWWDVD encoded by the coding sequence TTGGAGGCTGTTATAACACAAAAATGGGTAGCTCTGGCAGGTACTTATCAGGGATTGGAAGCTTATTTCGAACAGCTTAGAACAGGATATCCTGATTTCTTAGATTACCCGGTAGAGGGCGTAACAGGTGGTGTATTTGCAAAACGGCTTCCGTTGCCGAACATCGTGTCGCAACGTAATCCGAACGCACCTCAGACACCTGTAGCTATTACAACGCCAATCTGGTGGGATGTTGATTAA
- a CDS encoding immunoglobulin-like domain-containing protein, giving the protein MKKNKILFVIALLLTGSLMSCEKDTEDISRITFYPDFVIGGEEVMTLVQGEEFVDPGVTASANEVELDVTTSIVGSPFIVPGQTQPEDVTYTNSLDTNVPGLYIITYSAVNEDGFTGTTQRVVVVLDQPADPNVDLTGTYSSTAPSPNATITKLADGVFFSSNVWGGVVRLLFRLM; this is encoded by the coding sequence ATGAAAAAGAATAAGATATTATTTGTGATCGCACTGCTCTTAACCGGATCGTTAATGAGTTGCGAAAAAGATACAGAAGATATATCCAGAATAACATTTTACCCGGATTTTGTGATAGGTGGGGAAGAAGTGATGACACTTGTACAGGGTGAAGAGTTTGTGGACCCAGGTGTAACAGCTTCAGCAAATGAAGTAGAACTTGATGTTACTACCTCGATTGTCGGAAGTCCTTTTATTGTACCCGGACAAACCCAGCCGGAGGATGTTACTTACACAAATTCTCTGGATACGAATGTACCAGGACTGTACATTATTACTTACTCTGCAGTAAATGAAGATGGTTTTACAGGTACTACCCAAAGAGTAGTTGTAGTACTTGATCAACCAGCTGATCCGAACGTTGACTTAACAGGAACTTATAGCAGCACCGCACCTTCACCAAATGCAACTATAACCAAGTTAGCAGATGGTGTTTTCTTTTCTTCTAACGTTTGGGGGGGGGTAGTACGGTTGTTATTCCGGCTTATGTAA
- a CDS encoding lipid-binding protein — MKKIYTIALLLTFGFLSSCERDDPEIEMTAIGDMAGEWYVTYMADTVGSDGPVDFGGGHSLLLTYNTSANTTDSMIVDDLENFWEFKTIVNANKAERTFSAPNGDNLYYDSNGVIINNGKIIIGGGESRTGVKTDSIYFEVAFGDDPDGLTYIVSGHRRTGFLEDEF, encoded by the coding sequence ATGAAAAAGATATATACAATCGCGCTACTCCTGACTTTTGGTTTCTTAAGTTCCTGCGAAAGGGATGATCCGGAAATAGAAATGACAGCCATTGGTGATATGGCTGGCGAATGGTATGTAACATATATGGCAGATACAGTAGGATCTGATGGACCTGTTGATTTTGGTGGCGGACATTCGCTTCTACTGACTTATAATACATCTGCCAATACGACCGACTCAATGATAGTAGACGACCTTGAAAATTTCTGGGAGTTTAAAACTATAGTGAATGCGAATAAAGCTGAAAGAACTTTCTCAGCGCCAAACGGTGATAATTTATACTATGACTCTAATGGAGTGATTATTAATAATGGTAAGATCATTATTGGGGGTGGAGAATCCAGAACAGGAGTAAAGACAGACAGCATTTATTTTGAAGTTGCTTTCGGTGACGATCCGGATGGGTTAACCTACATTGTCTCCGGACATCGAAGAACCGGTTTCCTGGAAGATGAATTTTAA